A window of Syntrophorhabdaceae bacterium genomic DNA:
TGAACCAGGCCCTGGAGGACCTGGACCAAGGGGCCAGGGATTTATATTTCTGAGCGTCATTTTGCCCGAAAGAACTCTTATCCAGCCACACCGGCTGATTAAGGAGGAGCACCATGTTCGTTCCACCGAAAAGGATTCTCGTTCCCACGGATTTTTCCCGATTCTCCGATAATGCCCTTCAATACGGACTCGATATTGCAGCCCAATATGGGGCAAAAGTATTCGTGATCCACGTCCTTCCTCCTAAAGTTTACTCGGACCACACAATTACCATCGAGATGGTCGATGCTCTCAAAAAGCAGAGACTCGAGGCCGCGGCGCAAAGCCTTCATGGGGAGGTTGAAAAATTTTCAGGAAGCAGGAATGTGGAGGTGGAACCCATAGTGCGTTCCGGCGTTGCCCATGAAGAGATTGGCCGGGCGGAAAGGGATTTGAAGGCGGACCTCATCGTCATTGCCTCCCATGGCCAGACCGGGCTGATGAGTATACTTGTGGGAAGCGTTGCCGGCAAAGTCGCTCAAGCCGCTGCCTGTCCGGTACTCCTGGTCAGGAGCCCCGGGGTCGCCTCCTCTTCCTGAGATTTACCGCGCGGAGCAATTCCCCCATCTCCGGGCGGACCCCCTCCACGCTCTCTTTCCGCAAGGGAGCAGAAACAGGAGAGGCGCCTTAGGGGCGGCAAATTCTTATTTTCCGGCGGAGGTGAGATTATTCGCCGGGAGTGCCTGTCTTTCAACAGAAGATTTCATTTCCTTTGCCCTCTCCAGTATCTCCCCCTGTTGAGGCAGTTGCGACGCGCTCCATCCCCCTCCCAGGGCCTGGATGAGTAGCACGCACGCAGCCATCCGGCGGCTGCTGATATTGAGGGCGGACCTCTCATTGATGAGAACCGCGGCCTGAATGACCGCTACGGTGAGGTAATTCACCGTTCCCGCCTTGTACTGGTTCAAGGAAATTTCCAGCGACTTTCGGGCCGATATGACCGCGTCACCCTGTGCCGCTGCTTCCTCCTCAAGGATGCGCAATGTCGCGAGGTTGTCCTCGACCTGCTGAAAAGCCGTGAGCACGGTCTGCCGGTAATCGGCCACACTTTGATCGTACGCTGCCCGCGCCTGCTCGTTGAGCGCCGCCCGCGCACCGCCGTCAAAGATCGTCTGCGCCACCGTCGGTCCAAGGGACCAGAACCGGCTCGGCCAGGTGAGCCAATTCGAGGTATCGATACTCTGATAACCGATCGACCCGCCGAGCGTGATAGTGGGAAAATACGCTGCCTTTGCTACTCCGATCTGGGCGTTCGCCGCGGCAACCCGCCTTTCCGCGGCGGCTATATCGGGCCTGCGCTCGAGAAGGTCCGAAGGAAGGCCTCGCGGTACGGGAGGGGGAAGTGCATCAAGGGGTAAGACGGGAAGAGAGAAATCGGAGGCGGGCTTGCCAATCAGAAGCGCAATCGCATGCTCGGCCTGGGCCCGCTGAACCCCCACATCGATGGCCTGGGCGATGGTGCTCTTGAGTTGGGTCTCTGCCTGAAACACGTCGGCCTTCGAGACCACGCCGCTCTCATACTGGTTGGTGGTGAGGGCAAGAGACCTCCGGTATGCAATGATCGTCTCGTCGAGGAGCTGTTTCAGGCGGTCCATTGAGCGCAGGAGATAATAGTTCTGAGCCAGGGAAGATTGCATGCTCAGACGGACGCCTTCAAGGTCTCCGGCGCTCGCCTGGGCAGTCGCGCTGTTCGATTCCACGAGGCGCCGTATCCTCCCCCACACATCGATCTCCCAGGGTGCAAGGGTGAGGGGGGCATTATAGACGGTATTCGTCCCGGTGGGAATGCCGCTCGTGGTGACGTTCGAGGACCTTAAAGATCTCACGGCACTGGGGTTGGCCGTGATGAGGGGGAAAAAGTTCGACCGTGCCGACTGGACAAGGGTTGCTGCCTGGCGAAAGCGTGCTTCCGCGGAGGCGATGTTTTGATTCGAGACGTTGACCTGCTCTTCCAGGCTATTAAGGAGGGGATCGTCGAAGACCTCCCACCATGGACCCCGGGATGTCTCATCTTTAGGCTGGGCGACTTTCCATCCCTTATCTTCTTTGTAATCAACGGGCACCGCGGCCCCCGGCCTCATATAGTCAGGACCTATGGCGCAGGACGCAAGGACGGCGAGGGCCAAAAGAGACAGGCCGGCCGCAAAGATCATGGGAGAGAAAAGATTCCTCCCCCGGTGTATGGCTCTTTCTATTTCGTTCACTATTGCATGTATGATGCGCAACATCATGTTCACCTCATAATATCGGGGACCTTACAGTCCGTTTATCCCATTGTCCGCCAGGTTCGTACGCCCCCGTCGCTTGCTCTTTACCCAGAACCTGAAACGGTCCAGATAGAGATACATCACCGGCGTCGTGTAAAGGGTCATCATCTGACTGATCGCAAGACCCCCCACAATCGTGATACCCAGGGGCCGGCGAAGCTCCGACCCTACGCCC
This region includes:
- a CDS encoding efflux transporter outer membrane subunit; the protein is MMLRIIHAIVNEIERAIHRGRNLFSPMIFAAGLSLLALAVLASCAIGPDYMRPGAAVPVDYKEDKGWKVAQPKDETSRGPWWEVFDDPLLNSLEEQVNVSNQNIASAEARFRQAATLVQSARSNFFPLITANPSAVRSLRSSNVTTSGIPTGTNTVYNAPLTLAPWEIDVWGRIRRLVESNSATAQASAGDLEGVRLSMQSSLAQNYYLLRSMDRLKQLLDETIIAYRRSLALTTNQYESGVVSKADVFQAETQLKSTIAQAIDVGVQRAQAEHAIALLIGKPASDFSLPVLPLDALPPPVPRGLPSDLLERRPDIAAAERRVAAANAQIGVAKAAYFPTITLGGSIGYQSIDTSNWLTWPSRFWSLGPTVAQTIFDGGARAALNEQARAAYDQSVADYRQTVLTAFQQVEDNLATLRILEEEAAAQGDAVISARKSLEISLNQYKAGTVNYLTVAVIQAAVLINERSALNISSRRMAACVLLIQALGGGWSASQLPQQGEILERAKEMKSSVERQALPANNLTSAGK
- a CDS encoding universal stress protein — protein: MFVPPKRILVPTDFSRFSDNALQYGLDIAAQYGAKVFVIHVLPPKVYSDHTITIEMVDALKKQRLEAAAQSLHGEVEKFSGSRNVEVEPIVRSGVAHEEIGRAERDLKADLIVIASHGQTGLMSILVGSVAGKVAQAAACPVLLVRSPGVASSS